The Salvia splendens isolate huo1 chromosome 21, SspV2, whole genome shotgun sequence genome includes a window with the following:
- the LOC121785236 gene encoding putative late blight resistance protein homolog R1A-10 produces the protein MPYGAVISVLKTLDELQFESRFQKIQYPGSEVRTLQNNLTFLKNFLKREPPGITDLEAKIRETMYDAEDVLDSNLSNFILNSESATWDEDNYISSFTQALEEVNTKVDSIAETARTLSPHADRPLLLMPPVPEVSRRSLIVGREKDFIDLKYRLTAGSASLQTVPVLGIRGIGKTHLAQTVYDDPDVVSMFKMRAWVEVSLDYSKKEILLGLLRSMRKLGSGKGQEIAEDDLARRLSKVLSLGNYLVVLDDVCNPEAWDNLRELFPDWHNGSRVMLTTTQKKVAENGGGFIKEIRPLDGDEPWALLQSVVFRYKACPEKLVATAKRVSDNCKGLPLAIVTIGGVLMEAGPNDWEIAASSLTHCGNSCDDLIDSVMSLSYKSLPKYAKACLLYMGIFPNNYDIPLSKLFKLWIAEGFIDKNEQFNSLEKMADGCLSLLVERGIVVVSERNPVGKIKTCRVDGVYYEFLKKKAEEEEKFFHVVDSYTTSFPDDTWTHERFSIRVNIQFAGKDELKLKKPVRSLLFDGAQEQNPRWVHLDFKFLRVLDALKIKLYGFPDEILKLVHLRYLALTYPGEIPDEICGLWNLQFLIILQHVSSKTSEVVSWLPIEIWNMSELRHLQLMGRDLPAPSTSSPRLENLVTLLDVSSHSCTPEIFERVPNLKKLGVRIESPALDAAQDLSFLSHLTLLASLESFKCVVMHPDFTSQVASPNPIVVSFPATLTKISLSGCGLSWDNMKAIATLPKLESLKLRWYAFRGSEWNQKGDGKDFPRLRFLLLEDLDIQWWKAGSGHFPWLTNLVIRHCYKLQEIPAVIGNIPTLKKIELVDCNSSAQRCAQEIKMDRQSRGYIRVDFHSSRDD, from the coding sequence atgccaTACGGTGCCGTGATTTCTGTACTGAAGACTCTAGATGAGCTCCAATTTGAGTCTCGATTTCAAAAGATTCAGTATCCTGGATCCGAAGTCCGCACCCTCCAAAATAACCTCACCTTCTTGAAAAATTTTCTGAAAAGGGAACCCCCTGGCATCACTGATTTGGAAGCCAAAATCAGAGAGACGATGTACGATGCCGAAGACGTTTTAGATTCCAATCTCTCCaatttcatcctcaattctgaAAGCGCAACCTGGGACGAAGACAACTACATTTCCAGCTTCACTCAAGCCTTGGAGGAAGTCAACACCAAAGTCGATTCCATCGCAGAAACGGCCAGGACGCTCAGCCCTCACGCCGACCGCCCCTTGCTGCTGATGCCGCCTGTGCCAGAAGTCAGCCGCCGGAGCTTGATCGTGGGGCGTGAGAAGGACTTCATTGATTTAAAATATCGGCTCACGGCTGGATCTGCCTCGCTCCAGACGGTCCCGGTATTAGGGATTCGTGGGATTGGTAAGACGCATCTCGCCCAAACTGTTTACGATGACCCGGACGTCGTTTCGATGTTCAAAATGCGCGCTTGGGTTGAGGTATCGCTGGATTACAGCAAGAAGGAAATCCTGCTGGGGCTCCTGCGCTCCATGAGAAAACTTGGCAGTGGGAAGGGTCAGGAGATTGCAGAAGACGATTTGGCGAGGCGCCTCTCCAAAGTTCTGAGCCTGGGGAATTATCTCGTTGTGTTGGATGACGTGTGTAATCCCGAGGCATGGGACAATCTCAGGGAGCTGTTCCCGGATTGGCACAATGGAAGTCGAGTCATGTTAACTACAACGCAGAAAAAGGTAGCCGAGAACGGAGGGGGTTTCATCAAGGAAATCCGCCCCCTCGATGGAGATGAGCCCTGGGCTTTGCTTCAAAGCGTGGTCTTCCGCTACAAGGCGTGCCCGGAGAAGTTGGTGGCAACGGCAAAGCGTGTCTCGGATAATTGCAAAGGTCTCCCTTTAGCTATAGTGACGATTGGGGGAGTTCTGATGGAGGCTGGCCCTAACGATTGGGAGATTGCAGCTTCTTCTCTCACTCACTGCGGTAACTCATGTGATGACCTCATTGATTCAGTTATGTCTTTGAGCTATAAGAGTTTGCCAAAGTATGCTAAAGCTTGCCTTCTCTATATGGGGATATTCCCGAACAATTATGACATACCTCTCTCCAAGCTCTTCAAATTGTGGATTGCGGAAGGATTTATCGACAAGAATGAGCAGTTCAATAGCCTCGAGAAAATGGCGGATGGGTGCTTGTCGCTGCTTGTGGAAAGAGGCATCGTTGTGGTCTCTGAGCGGAACCCTGTTGGAAAGATCAAAACGTGCAGAGTTGATGGAGTTTATTATGAGTTTTTGAAGAAgaaggcggaggaggaggagaagttCTTCCATGTGGTAGATAGCTACACGACCTCTTTCCCTGATGACACTTGGACACATGAACGGTTTTCTATTCGTGTGAACATCCAGTTTGCGGGTAAAGATGAGTTGAAGTTGAAAAAACCGGTCCGCTCTCTGCTCTTTGATGGCGCACAAGAGCAGAATCCGCGGTGGGTGCACTTAGATTTCAAGTTCCTTAGGGTGTTGGATGCTCTTAAAATCAAGCTCTATGGCTTCCCAGATGAAATTCTCAAGTTGGTTCATTTGAGGTACCTTGCTCTCACCTATCCCGGTGAGATACCAGATGAAATTTGTGGGCTTTGGAACCTTCAATTCTTGATCATCCTCCAGCATGTCAGCAGCAAAACATCCGAGGTTGTGTCGTGGCTGCCAATAGAAATTTGGAATATGAGTGAACTGAGGCATCTGCAGTTGATGGGGAGAGACTTGCCAGCTCCTTCCACAAGTAGTCCACGGCTTGAAAACCTTGTAACGCTTCTGGATGTGAGCTCCCATAGCTGCACCCCAGAAATTTTCGAGAGAGTTCCAAACTTGAAAAAGTTAGGAGTTCGGATAGAATCACCAGCATTGGATGCTGCTCAAGACTTGAGCTTTCTCAGTCACCTCACTTTGCTTGCAAGCCTCGAGTCATTCAAATGTGTGGTTATGCATCCTGATTTCACGTCTCAAGTCGCATCTCCCAATCCCATCGTTGTTTCTTTCCCTGCCACTCTTACAAAGATATCTTTGAGCGGATGTGGGCTTTCATGGGATAATATGAAGGCCATTGCCACACTGCCCAAGCTTGAATCACTGAAACTGCGGTGGTATGCCTTCCGCGGCTCTGAGTGGAACCAGAAGGGAGATGGGAAGGATTTCCCGCGGCTGAGATTCTTGCTGCTTGAAGACTTGGATATACAGTGGTGGAAAGCCGGCAGCGGACATTTCCCATGGCTGACAAATCTGGTGATTAGGCACTGTTACAAATTGCAAGAAATCCCTGCAGTAATAGGGAATATCCCAACGCTTAAAAAGATAGAACTGGTTGATTGCAACTCATCCGCTCAGAGATGCGCTCAAGAAATAAAGATGGATCGACAGAGCAGAGGATATATCCGAGTCGACTTTCATTCTTCCCGTGATGATTAG